Proteins encoded within one genomic window of Solibaculum mannosilyticum:
- the folE gene encoding GTP cyclohydrolase I FolE, whose product MIDKPRIEAAVREILAAIGEDVDREGLQETPSRVARMYEEIFSGLHDDARRHVKIFTDTNHDEMVLVRDIPLYSVCEHHLLPFVGKAHIAYIPREGRVLGLSKLARIVDCYARRPQLQERLTASVADFIMKELKPWGVAVVIEAEHLCMTMRGARAAGSKTQTSALRGGMRTDARTRAEAMALLTR is encoded by the coding sequence ATGATCGATAAACCAAGAATTGAAGCGGCGGTGCGTGAGATTTTGGCCGCCATCGGCGAAGATGTGGATCGGGAGGGCTTACAGGAGACGCCCAGCCGTGTGGCGCGGATGTATGAGGAAATTTTTTCCGGCCTCCACGATGACGCACGCCGGCACGTGAAGATTTTTACCGATACCAATCACGATGAAATGGTATTGGTGCGGGATATCCCGCTTTACTCGGTATGTGAGCATCATTTGCTTCCCTTTGTCGGCAAAGCCCACATCGCGTACATCCCGCGGGAGGGACGGGTGCTGGGTCTGTCCAAATTGGCCCGCATTGTGGACTGTTATGCCCGACGCCCGCAGCTTCAAGAGCGTCTGACGGCGTCGGTGGCCGATTTCATCATGAAGGAGCTAAAGCCCTGGGGAGTGGCTGTGGTCATTGAGGCCGAGCACCTGTGCATGACCATGCGGGGCGCCCGTGCGGCCGGGTCCAAGACCCAGACGTCGGCCCTGCGAGGCGGCATGCGCACCGATGCCAGGACGCGCGCCGAGGCCATGGCCCTTCTGACCCGTTGA
- the folP gene encoding dihydropteroate synthase yields MYFSAKGFCFDVSDRTLIMGILNITPDSFSDGGRYLDPEKAVGHACRMLQEGADILDIGAQSTRPGCREIGPDEEWERMEPVLRALVKETSCPISIDTFYPEVAKWALDAGAHIINDVSGCAHKGMLETVAAADAAIVIMHPGDASKVDGQVAYPRGVVEEVRDFLHKAALRARGYGLPAHAICLDPGIGFGKTMAENLALVKAGPTVEGYPWLVGASRKRVTSAFSADASADRRLGGTIAVHTAAQLSGAHILRVHDVFEGVQAARTIDALLGKGR; encoded by the coding sequence ATGTATTTTTCCGCCAAAGGATTTTGTTTTGACGTAAGCGATCGAACCCTCATTATGGGAATCCTCAACATCACCCCCGACTCCTTTTCGGACGGCGGCCGGTATTTGGATCCCGAAAAAGCGGTGGGGCATGCTTGCCGGATGTTACAGGAGGGGGCCGATATTTTGGACATCGGCGCCCAGTCTACCCGCCCCGGCTGCCGGGAGATCGGCCCGGATGAGGAGTGGGAGAGGATGGAGCCGGTGCTAAGAGCTCTTGTGAAAGAGACAAGCTGCCCCATTTCCATCGATACCTTTTATCCGGAAGTGGCAAAGTGGGCCTTGGATGCCGGGGCCCACATCATCAATGATGTTTCAGGATGCGCCCATAAGGGGATGCTGGAGACGGTGGCGGCAGCTGATGCCGCTATTGTCATCATGCATCCGGGGGACGCTTCCAAGGTTGACGGACAGGTGGCTTATCCCAGGGGGGTCGTGGAGGAAGTGAGGGATTTTCTTCACAAAGCGGCATTGCGGGCCAGAGGGTATGGACTGCCGGCCCATGCCATTTGTTTGGATCCAGGCATTGGATTCGGCAAGACCATGGCGGAAAATCTGGCCCTGGTCAAAGCCGGCCCTACGGTGGAGGGATACCCTTGGCTGGTAGGGGCCTCCCGCAAACGGGTGACATCAGCATTCTCGGCTGATGCATCAGCTGACCGCCGTCTGGGAGGAACCATTGCCGTCCACACGGCGGCACAGCTCAGTGGAGCTCATATCCTGCGGGTTCACGATGTGTTTGAAGGGGTGCAGGCCGCCCGGACCATCGATGCCCTGCTGGGAAAAGGACGATAA
- the rpsO gene encoding 30S ribosomal protein S15, with protein MMLKEEKQTVIQDNARHEGDTGSPEVQIAILTKRINDLTEHLKVHKKDHHSRRGLLKMVGHRRNLLNYLMKKDIERYRAIISKLGIRK; from the coding sequence ATGATGCTCAAAGAAGAAAAACAAACCGTCATTCAGGACAATGCCCGCCATGAGGGCGATACCGGTTCCCCTGAGGTACAAATCGCCATTCTCACCAAGAGAATCAACGATTTGACCGAACATCTGAAGGTCCATAAGAAGGATCATCATTCTCGCCGCGGCCTTTTGAAGATGGTCGGTCATCGCCGCAATCTGCTCAACTACCTGATGAAGAAGGATATCGAAAGATACCGCGCCATCATCAGCAAACTGGGAATCCGTAAGTAA
- the ilvB gene encoding biosynthetic-type acetolactate synthase large subunit, translated as MKKTGAQIIVECLLEQGVDTVFGYPGGAVLNIYDALYEYSDKIRHVLTAHEQGASHAADGYARTTGKTGVVIATSGPGATNLVTGIATAYMDSVPMVAITGNVAVDLLGRDSFQEVDITGITMPITKHNFVVKRVEDLANTIREAFRIAVSKRPGPVLIDVPKDITAAVTEYTPAERPPASLPAMKEEAVQNAVQMLKEAKRPLIYAGGGVISSGSTEELIKLAEKLQAPVCCSVMGLGGFPADHRLFAGMIGMHGTYAANKATQEADLLLVAGARFSDRVAGDRKQFASQAKILHLDIDPAEIDKNVHTAYSLVGDLKQLLGSLSQGIPEERHDAWLKEMENWKAGHPVPPQDNGEYPDPMAIIDAVRARTCDDDIMVTDVGQHQMWVAQRYRFNRPRTFATSGGLGTMGYGLGAAIGAKVANPGRKVVLFTGDGSFHMNLNELTTLASYELPVVVMVMNNSVLGMVRQWQKLFYGYRFSQTDPHRKTDLVKLAEAFGVTGMRITKPEEVETVVEKALALGKPVVVDCRISPDCNALPMIPPGASADAIMMTMPDPTV; from the coding sequence ATGAAGAAAACTGGCGCACAGATTATAGTGGAGTGTCTGCTGGAACAGGGTGTGGACACCGTGTTTGGATACCCGGGCGGCGCTGTACTCAACATTTATGACGCCCTATATGAATATAGTGATAAGATCCGCCACGTCCTAACTGCCCATGAACAAGGCGCCTCCCATGCCGCCGACGGATATGCCCGTACTACCGGCAAAACCGGCGTGGTTATCGCCACCTCCGGTCCCGGCGCCACCAATCTGGTCACCGGCATCGCCACGGCCTATATGGATTCGGTCCCCATGGTGGCCATCACTGGAAACGTGGCGGTGGATCTGCTGGGACGGGATTCCTTCCAAGAGGTGGATATCACCGGCATCACCATGCCCATCACCAAGCACAACTTTGTGGTGAAACGGGTGGAGGATCTGGCAAACACCATCCGGGAGGCCTTCCGCATTGCAGTGTCCAAACGTCCCGGCCCGGTGCTCATCGACGTGCCCAAGGACATCACCGCCGCTGTGACAGAGTATACACCGGCCGAACGACCGCCTGCTTCTCTCCCGGCGATGAAAGAGGAGGCGGTACAAAACGCGGTTCAGATGCTCAAAGAGGCAAAACGTCCTCTCATTTACGCAGGCGGCGGTGTTATCTCGTCCGGCTCCACAGAGGAACTTATTAAACTGGCGGAGAAATTGCAGGCGCCGGTGTGCTGCTCGGTCATGGGACTGGGCGGGTTCCCGGCCGATCATCGACTTTTCGCCGGTATGATCGGGATGCACGGCACCTATGCCGCCAACAAAGCCACCCAAGAGGCGGATCTCCTGTTGGTGGCGGGAGCGCGATTCTCCGACCGTGTGGCGGGAGATCGCAAGCAATTTGCCTCTCAGGCAAAGATTTTGCATCTGGATATTGATCCAGCGGAGATTGACAAAAACGTCCACACCGCCTATTCGCTGGTGGGGGATCTAAAACAGCTGCTGGGCAGCTTAAGCCAGGGAATTCCGGAGGAACGTCACGATGCTTGGCTCAAAGAGATGGAGAATTGGAAGGCAGGACATCCGGTGCCGCCCCAGGACAACGGGGAATATCCCGATCCCATGGCCATCATCGACGCAGTGAGAGCCCGTACCTGTGACGATGATATTATGGTGACCGATGTGGGGCAGCATCAGATGTGGGTGGCCCAGCGGTATCGGTTTAACCGTCCCCGCACCTTTGCCACCTCCGGCGGACTGGGCACCATGGGCTACGGATTGGGCGCAGCCATCGGCGCCAAGGTGGCCAATCCGGGACGCAAGGTGGTGCTGTTCACAGGGGACGGGTCCTTCCACATGAACCTCAACGAATTGACGACTTTGGCCTCCTACGAGCTGCCGGTTGTGGTGATGGTCATGAACAACAGCGTCCTCGGTATGGTTCGCCAGTGGCAGAAGCTGTTTTACGGATATCGGTTTTCCCAGACCGATCCCCATCGCAAAACCGATCTGGTAAAGTTGGCGGAGGCCTTTGGCGTCACCGGCATGCGCATTACAAAGCCGGAGGAAGTGGAGACGGTTGTGGAAAAAGCATTGGCGCTGGGCAAACCGGTGGTGGTAGACTGCCGGATTTCCCCCGACTGCAACGCCCTTCCCATGATTCCGCCGGGAGCATCGGCCGACGCCATCATGATGACCATGCCCGATCCCACGGTTTAA
- the rlmB gene encoding 23S rRNA (guanosine(2251)-2'-O)-methyltransferase RlmB, which translates to MEYRQETIAGRNSVREALRSGRPIDSLLVAKGQRTKECGDIVAQCRKRGIPVKEIDSRKMDAVCGGTTHQGVAVLVAQQEYATLDDIFALAESRGEPPLIVVADNIEDPHNLGAIVRTAEASGAHGIIVPKRRSAGLTLAVSKAAAGALEYVPVARVANIPAALEELKERGVWIYAVDMDGSTWCETDLKGPVALVLGSEGKGIGRLVKEKCDFVLSLPMRGKISSLNVSVAAGILLYEVARQRLNLGQ; encoded by the coding sequence ATGGAATACCGCCAGGAAACCATCGCGGGACGAAATAGTGTCCGGGAAGCACTTCGCTCCGGACGTCCGATTGATAGCCTTTTGGTGGCCAAAGGGCAGCGGACAAAAGAATGCGGCGATATTGTAGCCCAATGCCGTAAGCGCGGCATCCCTGTCAAGGAAATTGATTCCCGGAAGATGGATGCTGTGTGCGGCGGAACCACCCATCAAGGGGTGGCGGTGCTGGTGGCACAGCAGGAGTACGCCACATTGGACGACATTTTTGCCTTGGCTGAGAGCCGGGGAGAACCACCCCTCATCGTGGTGGCGGACAACATTGAGGATCCTCATAATTTAGGCGCCATCGTGCGTACGGCCGAAGCATCCGGCGCTCATGGAATCATCGTGCCAAAACGCCGTTCGGCCGGGCTGACGTTGGCAGTGTCCAAAGCGGCGGCCGGGGCCCTTGAATACGTCCCCGTGGCCCGGGTAGCCAATATCCCGGCTGCGCTGGAAGAACTCAAAGAGCGAGGCGTCTGGATTTATGCGGTGGATATGGACGGCTCCACATGGTGTGAAACCGATCTGAAAGGCCCAGTGGCACTGGTGCTCGGGTCGGAGGGAAAAGGCATTGGACGCCTGGTCAAGGAAAAATGTGATTTTGTACTGTCGCTGCCCATGAGAGGAAAAATCAGTTCTCTGAATGTATCGGTGGCGGCCGGCATCTTACTATATGAAGTGGCCCGTCAGCGGTTGAATCTGGGCCAATAG
- the folK gene encoding 2-amino-4-hydroxy-6-hydroxymethyldihydropteridine diphosphokinase — protein MPKAVIALGANMGSPREQLQMAVDSFNRLPGTKVVDCSRLYVTKPVGYDNQPDFLNCVLLVETKLSPEALLGAGLGMEASMGRIRAVQNGPRTLDVDLLLYEGERRETEELDIPHPRMGDRAFVLAPLSDLFPEGEALGYAFGDKLAALDQSGVDVCSQGLKIE, from the coding sequence ATGCCTAAGGCGGTTATCGCCCTGGGGGCCAACATGGGCAGCCCGCGGGAACAGCTTCAGATGGCTGTGGACAGTTTCAACCGTCTGCCCGGGACAAAGGTTGTGGATTGCTCAAGGCTTTACGTGACCAAGCCGGTGGGATACGATAATCAGCCGGATTTTCTAAACTGCGTCCTTTTGGTGGAGACAAAGCTTTCCCCGGAGGCGCTGTTGGGGGCGGGACTGGGCATGGAGGCCTCCATGGGACGGATACGCGCCGTCCAAAACGGCCCTAGGACGTTGGATGTGGATTTGCTCCTGTACGAAGGGGAGAGGCGTGAGACGGAGGAATTGGATATCCCCCATCCCAGGATGGGGGATAGGGCGTTTGTACTGGCGCCCCTCTCCGACCTGTTTCCAGAAGGGGAGGCGCTCGGTTATGCTTTCGGCGACAAATTGGCGGCGCTGGATCAAAGCGGCGTGGACGTCTGCTCCCAGGGGCTTAAAATAGAGTAA
- a CDS encoding polyribonucleotide nucleotidyltransferase, with product MFENYKVFRTELAGRPLVVETGKTAGLANGSCMVRYGDTVVHCAVTMSKKPRDGIDFFPLSVDFEEKLYAVGRIPGSFLKREGRPTDKAILTSRLIDRPIRPLFPKDMRNDVSVVATVMSVDPDCSPEITAMIGVSMAISISDIPWNGPISGVSVGYVDDQFVINPNAEQREKSRMAVTVASTDKKVAMIEAGADQIPEDVMLEGILKGHEANQAIVQFIKDVTAEIGKQKVEVPSLDPDPEMLEAIKAYAIEAVRKALDTDDKAERDARLQPIYEDVHAKFDEQYPDDIAKIDDCLYKTQKYVVRRWLLDDQKRVDGRGMNEIRPLAAEVGILPRTHGTGLFTRGQTQVLTVATLGPVSDQQMLDGIDPQEFKRYMHHYNFPSYSVGETRPSRGPGRREIGHGALAERALEPVIPPVEEFPYAIRLVSEVLSSNGSTSQGSICGSTLALMDAGVPIKTPIAGISCGLITEGDRWMTMVDIQGLEDFFGDMDFKVAGSHTGITAIQMDLKIDGLTPEIIKDALEKTRKARLYILDEVMLKAIAEPRKELSPYAPKMLSTKIPVDKIRDIIGPGGKIIQKMCAECNCKIDVEEDGNVFISSMDQEGAKRALLMIETIAKDPEIGGIYKGKVTRLMTFGAFVEIAPGKEGLVHISRLDVKRVEKVEDVVNVGDEVIVKVTEIDSQGRLNLSRRDALIEVEGAVPENDVPPTSPRRPSRPPMGNRPPRRRND from the coding sequence CTGTTTGAGAATTACAAAGTATTCCGCACCGAGCTGGCCGGTCGTCCCCTGGTGGTGGAGACCGGTAAAACCGCCGGTTTGGCCAACGGTTCCTGCATGGTCCGCTACGGCGATACGGTGGTGCACTGCGCGGTGACCATGTCCAAAAAGCCCCGGGACGGCATCGATTTCTTCCCCTTGTCGGTGGATTTTGAAGAAAAGCTGTATGCCGTGGGCCGCATCCCCGGTTCCTTCCTCAAGAGGGAAGGCCGTCCCACCGATAAGGCCATTTTGACCTCCCGCCTCATCGACCGCCCCATCCGACCCCTGTTCCCCAAGGATATGCGCAACGACGTGTCGGTGGTGGCCACTGTCATGTCGGTGGATCCCGATTGTTCCCCGGAAATCACCGCCATGATCGGCGTATCCATGGCCATTTCCATCTCGGATATCCCCTGGAACGGCCCCATCTCCGGCGTGTCGGTGGGTTATGTGGACGACCAGTTTGTCATCAACCCCAACGCCGAACAGCGTGAGAAATCCCGTATGGCCGTCACCGTGGCTTCCACCGATAAAAAGGTGGCCATGATTGAGGCCGGTGCCGACCAGATTCCCGAGGACGTCATGCTGGAAGGCATCCTGAAAGGCCACGAGGCCAATCAGGCCATCGTCCAGTTTATCAAGGACGTCACGGCTGAAATCGGCAAGCAGAAGGTGGAGGTCCCCTCCCTGGATCCCGATCCTGAGATGCTGGAGGCCATCAAAGCCTACGCCATTGAGGCCGTCCGCAAAGCGCTGGACACCGACGACAAGGCCGAACGCGATGCCCGTCTCCAGCCCATCTACGAGGATGTTCACGCTAAGTTCGACGAGCAGTATCCCGACGACATTGCAAAGATCGACGACTGCCTCTATAAAACCCAGAAATACGTGGTGCGCCGTTGGCTCCTGGACGACCAGAAGCGTGTGGACGGCCGCGGCATGAATGAGATCCGTCCCCTGGCCGCCGAGGTGGGCATCCTGCCCCGCACACACGGAACCGGCCTGTTTACCCGTGGCCAGACCCAGGTGCTCACCGTGGCGACTTTGGGTCCGGTCAGCGATCAGCAGATGCTGGACGGCATCGATCCCCAGGAATTTAAACGCTATATGCATCATTATAACTTCCCGTCCTACTCGGTGGGTGAGACCCGTCCCAGCCGCGGCCCTGGCCGTCGTGAGATCGGTCACGGCGCTTTGGCCGAGCGCGCTTTGGAACCGGTCATCCCGCCGGTGGAGGAATTCCCCTACGCCATCCGTCTGGTGTCGGAGGTGCTGTCCTCCAACGGTTCTACCTCCCAGGGCTCCATCTGCGGTTCCACTTTGGCGCTGATGGACGCCGGCGTCCCGATCAAAACCCCCATCGCCGGCATTTCCTGCGGCCTCATCACCGAGGGCGATCGCTGGATGACCATGGTGGACATCCAGGGCCTGGAGGATTTCTTCGGTGACATGGACTTTAAGGTGGCAGGCAGCCATACCGGCATCACCGCCATCCAGATGGATCTGAAGATCGACGGCCTTACCCCGGAGATCATCAAGGACGCTTTGGAAAAGACACGCAAAGCCCGTCTGTATATCTTGGACGAGGTTATGCTCAAGGCCATCGCCGAGCCCCGCAAGGAGCTGTCTCCCTACGCTCCCAAGATGCTGTCCACCAAGATCCCGGTGGATAAGATCCGCGATATCATTGGCCCCGGCGGTAAAATCATCCAGAAAATGTGCGCCGAGTGCAATTGTAAGATCGATGTGGAAGAGGACGGCAACGTCTTTATCTCGTCCATGGATCAGGAAGGCGCCAAACGCGCTCTGCTCATGATCGAGACCATCGCCAAGGACCCCGAGATCGGCGGCATCTATAAGGGCAAAGTTACACGTCTGATGACCTTTGGCGCCTTTGTGGAAATCGCCCCCGGCAAAGAGGGACTGGTTCACATCTCCCGTCTGGATGTCAAGCGTGTGGAGAAGGTGGAAGACGTGGTCAACGTGGGCGATGAAGTCATCGTCAAGGTGACCGAGATCGATTCCCAGGGCCGCCTCAACCTCTCCCGCCGGGATGCTCTCATCGAAGTGGAAGGCGCTGTGCCGGAGAACGACGTACCCCCGACTTCGCCCCGTCGTCCCAGCCGCCCGCCTATGGGCAACCGTCCCCCTCGCCGTAGGAACGACTAA
- the folB gene encoding dihydroneopterin aldolase, which produces MDRIKITGLRVFAYHGVLDREQEEGQPFVLDLILGVDLEKPCHTDQVEDTINYAEVCDVVRDAMTGCKYRLIERAAQEVASRLLRKYENLEEVTVILKKPRAPIPADFEMVAVEITRRREGIHHA; this is translated from the coding sequence ATGGATCGGATCAAGATAACAGGACTGCGGGTCTTTGCTTACCACGGCGTATTGGATCGGGAACAGGAGGAGGGACAACCCTTTGTGTTGGATCTCATCCTGGGAGTGGACTTGGAAAAGCCCTGTCATACCGACCAGGTGGAGGATACCATCAATTATGCCGAAGTGTGCGATGTAGTGCGGGATGCCATGACGGGATGCAAGTATCGCCTTATTGAGCGGGCGGCCCAGGAGGTGGCTTCCAGGCTACTCCGGAAGTATGAGAATCTAGAGGAGGTCACCGTCATCCTCAAGAAGCCGCGGGCCCCTATCCCGGCGGATTTTGAGATGGTGGCGGTGGAAATCACCCGGCGTCGGGAAGGAATACACCATGCCTAA
- the ilvN gene encoding acetolactate synthase small subunit, translated as MEEKVILSALANNHPGVLLRITGLFNRRGFNIESLTACTTEDPKTSRMTIAMTGDRSQIRQVMCQLMKLEDVKKVSLLTKEDASHSELLLVKIRVDNGQRSDALHIAYRHGARILDISHHTITIEATGQSGQIDELIQNLQKYPVVEMARTGITALERGDGSISDHDGTSRPGA; from the coding sequence ATGGAAGAAAAAGTGATTTTATCGGCTTTGGCCAACAACCATCCCGGCGTATTGCTGCGCATCACCGGCCTTTTTAACCGCCGTGGATTTAACATTGAAAGCTTGACCGCTTGTACGACAGAAGATCCCAAAACCAGCCGCATGACCATCGCTATGACGGGGGATCGGTCTCAGATCCGGCAGGTCATGTGCCAGCTTATGAAGCTGGAGGATGTAAAAAAGGTGTCTCTGCTGACCAAGGAGGACGCTTCTCACAGCGAGCTGTTGCTGGTTAAGATCCGGGTGGACAATGGGCAGCGTTCCGACGCTCTGCACATCGCCTACCGGCACGGCGCCCGTATTCTGGACATCAGTCATCACACCATCACCATTGAGGCCACCGGCCAAAGCGGACAGATCGACGAACTCATCCAAAATCTACAGAAATACCCGGTGGTGGAAATGGCCCGCACCGGCATCACCGCTCTGGAACGCGGGGATGGTTCCATCTCTGACCACGATGGGACCAGTCGTCCCGGCGCGTAA